A region of uncultured Draconibacterium sp. DNA encodes the following proteins:
- a CDS encoding MFS transporter: MFERLYKYLNKGDKQGVCTDITEDACPYVPHNFFLQIFSNVFTQLGDTLSNPKTVLTWLMSYVSAPVYLISLIVPLRESGSMVPQVFFAPFIRKRSIRKWVWVIGALLQFLAIASIGIIALYFKGVPAGWLIVAAVVLFSLSRSMSSLTSKDIIGKTIPKTRRGRMKGYSVSVSGVLVLAAGLFMLYQSEKDATIHFYTNIIFFASATWLVAAFIYAQIKEFPSQTEDKTSGNDSILSSFGLLKTDKHFRDFIIARTLLLCTALSAPFYVILAQEYVGKEAYLLGLFIIAKGGASMVSSPVWGKYADKSSKNIMAVAVLIASALGIFIFFTISYFDALRSAKWLYPVVLFILGIAHQGVRLGRKTYVIDMATGNERTSYVSVSNTVIGIILLLVGGLSALVSLLSVEGVILLLSLLGLAGAYKSYKLPNVEQI; this comes from the coding sequence ATGTTTGAGAGACTTTATAAGTACCTGAATAAAGGAGACAAACAAGGGGTTTGCACCGACATTACCGAGGACGCCTGCCCATATGTTCCCCACAATTTCTTTTTACAAATTTTCAGTAATGTGTTCACCCAGCTTGGCGATACGCTGAGCAACCCAAAAACCGTTTTAACGTGGTTAATGAGCTATGTAAGCGCGCCGGTTTACCTCATTAGTTTAATTGTACCGTTGCGCGAATCGGGATCGATGGTGCCACAAGTGTTTTTTGCACCCTTTATTCGAAAACGCTCCATCCGGAAATGGGTGTGGGTAATAGGTGCTTTGCTGCAGTTTCTGGCCATCGCATCCATTGGAATTATTGCGCTGTATTTTAAAGGCGTTCCTGCCGGATGGCTGATTGTTGCCGCTGTTGTACTGTTTAGCTTATCGCGAAGTATGAGCTCGCTAACCTCGAAAGACATTATCGGGAAAACCATCCCCAAAACCCGTCGCGGACGTATGAAAGGTTATTCCGTTTCGGTGTCGGGCGTGTTGGTACTGGCGGCAGGTTTGTTTATGTTGTACCAGTCGGAAAAAGATGCTACCATACACTTTTACACCAATATCATCTTTTTCGCGTCGGCAACCTGGCTGGTGGCAGCATTTATTTATGCGCAAATAAAAGAATTCCCAAGCCAAACTGAGGATAAAACCTCTGGCAACGACAGCATTTTATCGAGTTTTGGCCTGCTAAAAACAGATAAACATTTCCGCGATTTTATCATCGCCCGCACCCTGCTTTTGTGTACAGCTTTGTCGGCCCCGTTCTATGTTATCCTGGCGCAGGAGTATGTGGGAAAAGAAGCCTATCTGCTCGGATTGTTTATTATTGCCAAAGGCGGTGCTTCGATGGTAAGCTCGCCGGTTTGGGGGAAATATGCCGATAAGTCGAGCAAGAATATTATGGCAGTGGCGGTGCTGATCGCTTCCGCTCTTGGCATCTTTATCTTTTTCACCATTTCGTATTTCGATGCCTTGCGAAGTGCAAAATGGCTCTACCCTGTTGTGCTGTTCATTTTAGGCATTGCCCATCAGGGTGTTCGCTTGGGGCGCAAAACCTATGTTATCGATATGGCCACCGGAAATGAGCGCACCAGTTACGTGTCGGTTAGTAATACCGTTATCGGCATCATTCTTTTGCTGGTAGGCGGATTAAGTGCTTTGGTTTCGCTGTTGTCGGTTGAAGGCGTGATTTTACTGCTGTCGTTACTTGGTTTAGCCGGCGCTTACAAAAGCTACAAACTGCCTAACGTGGAGCAAATATAA
- the bla gene encoding subclass B1 metallo-beta-lactamase — protein sequence MSYKNIFLLLVGIISVTLCYAQTDDKIVIDENIQLLHLQDSVFVHITFDELENFGRFSSNGLVIIRNGHALMIDTPMDNEKTEKLTSYIQNSFSAKVKKLIACHFHNDCLDGVTYLKSIGVESIANSMTIGKCKELGIPEPSTAFNDSLIFDFYGEPIECRYFGAGHTFDNITVWLPTEKILFGGCLVKSANSTNLGNLSDAVVEDWETTVREVKTKYPDAKIIVPGHGALGGPELLSHTIDLVAIEKNK from the coding sequence ATGAGCTACAAAAACATCTTCCTGTTATTAGTTGGAATAATTTCAGTCACCTTATGTTACGCACAAACCGACGACAAAATTGTGATTGATGAGAATATCCAACTATTGCATCTTCAGGATTCTGTTTTCGTACATATTACTTTTGACGAACTGGAAAATTTTGGCCGCTTTTCTTCCAATGGTTTGGTAATTATCCGAAACGGACATGCACTGATGATTGACACTCCGATGGACAATGAGAAAACTGAAAAGCTTACGTCATACATTCAGAATTCGTTCTCGGCTAAAGTGAAAAAACTTATCGCATGCCATTTTCACAACGATTGTTTGGACGGTGTAACCTACCTTAAAAGTATTGGAGTGGAATCAATTGCCAATTCTATGACCATCGGCAAATGTAAAGAATTGGGAATTCCGGAGCCATCAACTGCTTTCAACGACTCACTGATTTTTGATTTTTACGGCGAACCAATTGAATGCCGTTACTTTGGTGCCGGACATACATTTGACAACATTACAGTTTGGCTTCCCACGGAAAAAATTCTGTTTGGTGGCTGCCTGGTAAAATCAGCCAATTCTACAAATCTCGGTAATCTCAGCGATGCTGTTGTCGAGGATTGGGAAACAACGGTTCGTGAGGTAAAAACAAAATATCCTGATGCAAAAATTATAGTTCCCGGACATGGTGCTTTGGGAGGACCGGAGCTGTTGAGTCACACTATAGATTTGGTTGCAATAGAGAAAAACAAATAA
- a CDS encoding NAD(P)/FAD-dependent oxidoreductase has protein sequence MKNKKKIVVVGGGFAGLELVKRLGNSTDYQVVLVDSNNYNFFPPLIYQVSTGFMEPSAISYPFRKILRKFKNAGFRLGSLEKVVPEENKIILSNGEMEYDILVMATGTETNFFGNKNIERESLPMKTISDSLSLRNVILTRLDRATRIPDEEERKKHLTFVIAGAGPTGVELSGILAEMRSSIIIKDYPELKKTDLGEISLIDGQASVLAPMSEHAQKYTTKKLSELGVNLIMNTMVKDFHDETVYLSNGKEIPSKNLIWAAGVSAKTFPGFSDECFGAGKRLKTNQFNQVHSYDNIYALGDCALVLGDKDYPKGHPQLAQPALQQAKNLAENLMRKDNKWKPFQYTDKGSLAIIGRNKAVLDFPGQKHSVKGFSAWLIWIFVHIMGLVNFKNKTRTLYNWLGYYIYKDQYFRMIIKPTERDNK, from the coding sequence ATGAAAAACAAGAAAAAGATTGTTGTTGTGGGAGGAGGATTTGCAGGATTGGAACTTGTAAAAAGGCTAGGGAATTCAACCGACTACCAGGTTGTATTGGTCGACAGCAACAACTATAATTTCTTTCCGCCTTTAATCTACCAGGTATCAACCGGTTTTATGGAACCGTCGGCAATAAGTTATCCGTTTCGTAAAATTCTGCGAAAATTTAAAAACGCCGGTTTTCGACTTGGCTCTCTTGAAAAAGTTGTACCCGAAGAAAACAAAATAATACTCAGCAACGGCGAGATGGAATATGATATTTTAGTAATGGCAACCGGTACGGAGACAAACTTTTTTGGGAACAAAAACATTGAGCGAGAAAGTTTGCCAATGAAAACCATAAGCGATTCATTGTCGCTTCGAAATGTTATTCTAACCCGCCTTGACCGCGCTACAAGAATACCCGATGAAGAAGAGCGGAAAAAACATTTGACATTTGTTATTGCAGGTGCAGGACCTACCGGAGTTGAGCTTTCGGGTATATTAGCCGAAATGAGAAGTTCAATTATTATAAAAGATTATCCGGAATTAAAGAAAACAGATCTTGGAGAAATTAGCCTGATTGACGGACAAGCATCCGTATTAGCTCCCATGTCGGAACATGCCCAGAAGTACACCACCAAAAAATTATCGGAATTGGGTGTAAATTTAATCATGAATACAATGGTAAAGGATTTTCACGACGAAACCGTGTATTTATCCAATGGCAAAGAAATTCCATCAAAAAACCTGATTTGGGCAGCCGGAGTTTCGGCTAAAACTTTTCCGGGTTTTTCTGACGAATGTTTTGGAGCGGGCAAACGATTAAAAACGAACCAATTTAATCAAGTCCATTCCTACGATAATATTTATGCGTTGGGAGACTGTGCACTGGTGCTCGGCGATAAAGATTATCCCAAAGGACACCCGCAATTGGCCCAACCGGCGCTACAACAGGCAAAAAATCTGGCCGAAAACTTAATGCGGAAAGACAATAAGTGGAAGCCATTTCAATACACCGACAAAGGCTCGCTGGCAATAATCGGAAGAAATAAAGCAGTGCTTGATTTTCCGGGGCAGAAACATTCTGTAAAAGGTTTTAGCGCCTGGCTTATTTGGATTTTTGTGCACATTATGGGACTGGTAAATTTTAAAAACAAAACAAGAACCTTGTATAACTGGTTGGGGTACTACATATACAAAGACCAATATTTCAGAATGATTATTAAACCAACAGAAAGAGACAACAAATAA